A region from the Nostoc sp. HK-01 genome encodes:
- a CDS encoding serine/threonine protein kinase has protein sequence MLQIEQILHHRYQIQRQLGNNGIRQTWLAKDLQAADGEESLVVVKLLAFGGTVQWDDLKLFEREAQVLKQLKHPRIPQYIDYFCVDDHTLWFGLVQEYIPGESLKEKLAVGKHCTEKHARKIATEVLKILIYLHELNPGVLHRDIKPSNLIWGEDNQVYLVDFGAVQDKAAKEGVTFTVVGTYGYAPMEQFGGRAVPASDLYALGASLIHLLTGVPPGDLPQQDLRIQFADRVNASSSFVRWLQKMTEPAPEQRFSNARQALDTLKSNLAVKPVSHKIINNSGCGINSTEPVPEEILGWNWGAFLLPWFWLWTNQVWCGLFCFVPQIGWFMAIAMGAKGNEWAWKSRQWRSIEHFKEHQRGWAIAGVLIGAPMSLILWVSAFLVLKSIF, from the coding sequence ATGCTGCAAATAGAACAGATATTACACCACCGTTATCAAATCCAACGGCAACTAGGTAATAATGGCATTCGCCAAACTTGGCTGGCCAAAGATTTACAAGCTGCTGATGGGGAAGAATCATTAGTTGTGGTCAAACTTTTGGCTTTCGGCGGAACTGTCCAGTGGGATGACTTGAAGTTGTTTGAGAGAGAAGCACAAGTTCTCAAACAGCTAAAACATCCGCGGATTCCGCAATACATTGATTATTTTTGTGTTGATGACCACACATTGTGGTTTGGCTTAGTCCAAGAATATATTCCTGGGGAATCGCTCAAAGAAAAACTTGCAGTTGGTAAACACTGTACAGAAAAGCACGCCAGGAAAATTGCGACTGAGGTTTTAAAAATTCTGATATATCTGCATGAATTGAATCCTGGTGTATTACATCGGGATATCAAGCCCAGTAATTTAATTTGGGGTGAAGATAATCAGGTATATTTGGTAGATTTCGGTGCAGTTCAAGATAAAGCTGCTAAAGAAGGTGTGACCTTTACGGTGGTTGGAACTTATGGTTATGCGCCGATGGAACAATTTGGCGGTCGGGCTGTTCCTGCATCTGACTTGTATGCTTTGGGTGCATCGTTAATTCATTTATTAACTGGTGTTCCCCCTGGTGATTTACCGCAACAAGATTTGCGGATACAATTCGCTGACCGAGTGAACGCAAGTTCTAGTTTTGTGCGCTGGTTGCAAAAGATGACTGAACCTGCGCCGGAACAACGCTTTAGTAATGCCCGCCAAGCACTTGATACTTTAAAATCGAATTTGGCTGTCAAACCTGTCAGCCATAAAATAATTAATAATTCTGGTTGTGGGATTAATTCTACGGAACCTGTACCAGAAGAGATTTTGGGATGGAATTGGGGGGCGTTTTTATTACCTTGGTTTTGGTTATGGACTAATCAGGTATGGTGTGGATTGTTTTGTTTTGTACCACAAATTGGTTGGTTTATGGCGATCGCTATGGGGGCAAAAGGCAATGAATGGGCTTGGAAAAGTAGACAATGGCGCAGTATTGAACATTTTAAAGAACATCAACGCGGTTGGGCGATCGCCGGAGTTCTCATCGGCGCACCTATGAGTTTGATTTTATGGGTTAGTGCATTTCTAGTTCTGAAGTCAATCTTTTAA
- a CDS encoding peptide methionine sulfoxide reductase, with protein MSNNNFTLSRNLVRNLSIISLSFLLLYGASRVMFPTPASDISTTTPQNKQVAVFAGGCFWGMEAVFEHLNGVSDVVSGFSGGDATTADYTLVSSGFTNHAESVKITYDPSKISYDQLLKVYFLVAHDPTQLNRQGPDSGRQYRSVIFFANNEQKQEAQKYIDQLNQQKIFNKQIVTEVSPLQGFYQAEEYHQNYIVRNPDSRYVVANDLPKLAKLETTFPEIYTK; from the coding sequence ATGTCAAATAATAACTTTACACTCTCTCGCAATTTAGTACGCAACTTATCGATCATCTCTTTGAGTTTTCTACTTCTGTATGGCGCATCCCGTGTCATGTTTCCTACTCCCGCTAGTGATATCTCAACTACGACACCTCAGAATAAACAGGTAGCTGTTTTCGCTGGTGGTTGCTTTTGGGGAATGGAAGCAGTTTTTGAGCATCTCAACGGTGTTTCTGATGTTGTTTCTGGCTTTTCTGGTGGCGATGCAACCACCGCAGACTATACCCTTGTCAGTTCTGGATTCACTAATCACGCGGAATCAGTGAAAATCACTTATGATCCATCAAAAATTTCCTACGATCAACTACTAAAAGTTTACTTTTTAGTAGCCCATGACCCAACACAATTGAATCGCCAAGGGCCTGATTCTGGTAGACAATATCGTTCAGTGATATTTTTTGCTAACAATGAGCAAAAACAAGAAGCACAAAAATATATTGATCAACTCAATCAACAGAAAATCTTTAACAAGCAAATTGTCACCGAAGTAAGTCCATTACAAGGTTTTTATCAAGCTGAAGAATATCATCAAAACTATATTGTGCGTAATCCTGATAGTCGCTATGTCGTAGCAAATGACTTGCCAAAATTAGCTAAACTTGAAACCACGTTTCCAGAAATTTACACTAAATAG
- a CDS encoding integral membrane sensor signal transduction histidine kinase — translation MNFAGNFPRKLVEFFVVRIDPASLHFRLTVGIIMIVTFGLSSFTIWAGWEIRQFLMIAHQNYGMADDAQLLTMIQSLGIMGVCSLTTTIVLTALFIKRSLLPLQQINQWAETCTNELIPHQLGLNQTPSEIQELAQTWMEFLTRLSEAKEQQRQLFSDLAHELRTPLSMVYGYLQRSLQRSHNLAASQKETLEMAVSDAERMNYILQDLLYLARADNSTIPCPWETEPLLLNDLLTAIAEITEKFHHRLIQVEIPPFPIKVKAERHQLMQILSHLIANAVKYSDVGEPITLQLTQANGWAMIQVSDKGCGIPLLEQSRIFEPFYRVDASRTRSTGGTGMGLCIVKRLVECIGGTIELRSELGNGSIFILKLPTLLGGNR, via the coding sequence ATGAATTTTGCCGGAAATTTTCCCAGAAAATTAGTCGAGTTTTTTGTAGTCAGAATTGACCCTGCTTCACTTCATTTCCGGTTGACTGTTGGCATCATTATGATTGTGACGTTCGGACTAAGTAGCTTTACAATCTGGGCGGGTTGGGAAATCAGACAGTTTCTGATGATTGCTCATCAAAATTATGGTATGGCTGATGATGCTCAACTGTTGACGATGATTCAAAGTTTGGGAATAATGGGCGTTTGCTCACTTACTACTACAATTGTTTTGACAGCGTTGTTTATTAAGCGATCGCTTTTACCATTACAACAGATAAATCAATGGGCAGAAACCTGCACCAATGAATTGATTCCCCACCAGCTAGGCTTAAACCAAACACCAAGCGAAATTCAGGAGTTAGCCCAGACATGGATGGAATTTTTAACCAGGCTTTCCGAAGCTAAAGAACAGCAACGCCAGTTGTTCAGCGATTTAGCCCATGAATTACGCACACCTCTGAGCATGGTTTATGGATATCTGCAAAGAAGTTTACAACGCAGTCATAATTTAGCCGCTTCCCAGAAAGAAACTCTCGAAATGGCTGTTTCTGATGCGGAAAGAATGAATTATATTTTGCAAGACTTACTATATTTAGCACGGGCAGATAACAGCACAATTCCTTGTCCCTGGGAAACTGAACCTTTATTACTCAATGATTTGCTTACAGCTATAGCTGAGATAACCGAAAAATTTCATCATCGGTTAATTCAGGTAGAAATCCCGCCTTTTCCTATTAAAGTCAAGGCAGAACGTCATCAGCTAATGCAGATATTAAGCCATCTGATTGCCAATGCAGTTAAATACTCAGATGTAGGTGAGCCAATTACCTTGCAGCTAACTCAAGCTAATGGTTGGGCAATGATTCAAGTCAGCGACAAAGGATGTGGTATCCCTTTATTAGAACAGTCCCGCATTTTTGAACCATTTTATCGAGTAGATGCGTCTCGTACCCGTTCCACTGGTGGCACTGGTATGGGTTTATGTATCGTCAAACGCCTTGTAGAGTGCATTGGCGGTACAATCGAACTTCGTTCAGAACTGGGGAATGGCAGTATTTTTATTTTGAAATTACCTACATTATTGGGAGGGAACAGATAA
- a CDS encoding putative glycogen debranching enzyme has protein sequence MYIEFGREICGNLDTAEKREWLVTNGIGGYASGTVAGLLTRRYHGLLVAALHPPLGRTLLLAKLDETVLYGDRYYPLHTNRWADQIVSPHGYRHIESFALEGTIPLWRFAVADALLEKRIWMQQGANTTYIQYVLRRATQPLHLTLKAMVNYRDYHSDTHSNGWQMSIEQVEQGICITADSSATPFYLLSDQGNASPVHNWYYNFDLAVERYRGLNDREDHLHAGTFAVKLNPGEAVTFVASTEKLADLHGETALKLRHTQEQKLTELWQSNRSLDAQESPAWINHLVLAADQFIVDRPVPEEGHGKTIIAGYPWFSDWGRDTMISLPGLTIATGRPEVARAILRTFAKYVNQGMLPNRFPDAGEQPEYNTVDATLWFFEAIHAYDNATNDDNFLSELFPVLVDIIYWHCRGTRYGIHLDPTDGLLYAGVTGTQLTWMDAKVGDWVVTPRIGKPIEVNALWYNALRTMAKFARQLGKPHQEYEAMADRTLARFSRFWNEERGYCYDVIDSPDGDDAALRPNQIFAVSLPESSLTPAQQKSVVEVCGRMLLTSHGLRSLSPDHSQYQGIYGGNQYQRDGAYHQGTVWGWLLGSFVLAHLRVYKNPQQARQFLAPMANHLTVHGVGSLSEIFDGDAPMTPRGCTAQAWTVAEVLRAWLATES, from the coding sequence ATGTATATAGAATTTGGGCGGGAAATCTGTGGCAATCTCGACACCGCAGAGAAACGAGAATGGTTAGTCACCAATGGTATAGGTGGTTATGCTTCTGGGACTGTGGCTGGTTTGCTAACCCGTCGCTATCACGGCTTACTTGTAGCAGCATTACACCCACCATTAGGTCGTACTTTACTGCTGGCAAAACTAGATGAAACTGTTTTGTATGGCGATCGCTATTATCCCCTACATACAAATCGTTGGGCAGATCAAATCGTTAGCCCCCACGGTTATCGACACATTGAATCTTTTGCTTTAGAAGGTACAATTCCCCTCTGGCGTTTTGCTGTGGCGGATGCTTTGTTAGAAAAGCGCATCTGGATGCAGCAAGGCGCAAACACAACATATATCCAATATGTTTTGCGGCGTGCTACCCAACCTTTGCACCTGACACTTAAAGCAATGGTCAACTACCGCGATTACCACAGTGACACCCACAGCAACGGCTGGCAAATGTCTATTGAGCAGGTAGAACAAGGGATTTGCATAACGGCTGATTCAAGTGCTACACCATTTTATTTGTTGAGCGATCAGGGCAACGCTTCACCAGTTCACAATTGGTACTATAACTTTGACTTGGCAGTTGAGCGTTATCGGGGCTTGAATGACAGAGAAGATCATCTTCATGCTGGCACTTTTGCCGTAAAACTCAATCCTGGAGAAGCAGTCACCTTTGTCGCCAGTACAGAAAAACTAGCAGACTTGCATGGTGAAACTGCACTCAAATTACGCCACACTCAAGAGCAGAAACTAACAGAACTTTGGCAAAGTAATCGTTCCCTGGATGCTCAGGAGTCTCCCGCCTGGATTAACCATCTGGTACTAGCTGCTGACCAGTTTATTGTTGACCGCCCAGTACCAGAAGAAGGTCACGGCAAAACTATCATTGCTGGTTATCCCTGGTTTAGTGATTGGGGACGAGACACAATGATTAGTCTACCTGGGTTGACAATTGCCACTGGCCGTCCAGAGGTTGCACGGGCAATTCTCCGAACTTTTGCTAAGTATGTAAACCAGGGAATGCTACCCAATCGCTTTCCTGATGCGGGTGAGCAACCAGAATACAATACAGTCGATGCGACACTTTGGTTCTTTGAAGCAATTCACGCTTATGACAACGCCACAAACGACGATAATTTCCTGAGTGAATTGTTTCCTGTGCTTGTAGATATCATTTATTGGCACTGTCGCGGCACACGCTATGGTATCCACCTTGATCCTACAGATGGCTTACTTTATGCAGGTGTGACAGGCACACAACTAACTTGGATGGATGCCAAAGTTGGAGATTGGGTAGTAACACCGCGAATTGGCAAACCAATTGAAGTTAATGCCCTTTGGTATAATGCCTTACGCACAATGGCCAAGTTTGCCCGTCAACTGGGTAAACCACATCAAGAGTATGAGGCAATGGCAGACCGCACTTTAGCTAGATTTTCGCGCTTTTGGAATGAGGAGCGAGGTTACTGCTATGACGTAATCGATAGTCCTGATGGTGATGATGCGGCGTTGCGTCCAAATCAAATTTTTGCTGTGTCTTTACCAGAAAGCTCCCTCACACCAGCCCAACAAAAAAGCGTCGTAGAAGTTTGTGGACGAATGCTGCTGACTTCTCATGGATTGCGATCGCTTTCTCCTGACCATTCTCAATACCAGGGAATATACGGTGGTAATCAGTATCAACGCGATGGAGCATACCATCAAGGAACAGTCTGGGGTTGGTTGTTGGGGTCATTTGTCCTCGCTCATCTGCGCGTCTACAAAAATCCACAACAGGCGCGGCAATTTCTCGCACCAATGGCTAATCATCTCACAGTACATGGGGTTGGTAGTCTCAGCGAAATTTTTGATGGGGATGCGCCGATGACTCCACGCGGATGTACTGCACAAGCTTGGACAGTAGCAGAAGTTTTACGCGCTTGGTTAGCGACTGAGAGTTGA
- a CDS encoding cupin 2 conserved barrel domain protein: MNIERIFKSTDFFQPTDGEPIRSVVTESPDAVVVAWYVKPGQEIGAHIHPYGQDTWTILSGSGEYYLDIEGTRKTITTGDVVVAPVKCVHGVFNHGDEPLIFISVVTPYEAGYEPVTIKSSTA, from the coding sequence ATGAATATAGAGAGAATTTTCAAAAGTACTGATTTTTTTCAACCTACAGATGGTGAACCAATTCGTTCAGTTGTGACGGAATCACCAGATGCAGTTGTAGTTGCTTGGTATGTCAAACCCGGACAAGAAATTGGAGCGCACATTCATCCTTATGGTCAGGATACTTGGACAATATTATCCGGTAGTGGTGAATATTATTTAGATATAGAAGGTACTCGCAAAACAATTACCACCGGAGATGTAGTTGTAGCACCAGTCAAATGTGTTCACGGTGTGTTCAATCATGGCGATGAACCTTTGATATTTATCTCTGTCGTAACACCTTATGAGGCTGGATATGAACCTGTAACCATCAAATCGTCAACAGCCTGA
- a CDS encoding glutamine amidotransferase: protein MSSEQLELTIGWLYPTLMSTYGDRGNVITIERRAQWRGYSVKVLPLDQNSTAEDIKSVDVIVGGGAQDRQQEIVMRDLQGAKADAMREKIENGTPGVFTCGSPQLLGHYYEPGLGQRIEGLGILDLVSIHPGENTKRCIGNLVIEVTASRLAKDLAEMTGGKPYLVGFENHGGRTKLGKVEALGRVVYGLGNNGEDGTEGAFYQNAIATYSHGPLLPKNPFVADWLIQTALRLKYQQPITLKPLDDDLAMQARESMLKRLKVAVPSS, encoded by the coding sequence ATGAGTTCTGAACAATTAGAATTAACTATTGGTTGGTTGTATCCAACTTTGATGAGTACCTATGGCGATCGCGGTAATGTAATTACAATAGAACGCCGCGCCCAGTGGCGAGGATACAGCGTCAAAGTTTTACCATTAGACCAAAACTCCACCGCCGAAGATATTAAATCTGTCGATGTAATTGTAGGTGGTGGCGCACAAGACCGTCAGCAAGAAATTGTCATGCGTGACTTGCAAGGCGCGAAGGCTGATGCAATGCGCGAGAAAATCGAAAATGGCACACCAGGAGTCTTTACCTGCGGTTCACCCCAACTGCTAGGACATTATTATGAACCAGGACTAGGACAGCGGATCGAAGGTTTAGGAATACTCGATTTAGTTTCTATCCATCCTGGGGAAAATACCAAACGTTGTATCGGTAACTTGGTAATTGAAGTGACAGCTTCGCGCCTAGCAAAAGATTTAGCAGAAATGACAGGTGGTAAACCCTATCTCGTTGGGTTTGAAAATCACGGCGGACGCACCAAGTTAGGCAAAGTGGAAGCCTTGGGGCGTGTGGTGTATGGCTTAGGCAATAATGGCGAAGATGGTACCGAAGGCGCATTTTATCAGAATGCGATCGCTACTTATTCTCACGGCCCCTTATTACCCAAAAATCCTTTTGTGGCTGACTGGTTAATTCAAACAGCGTTGCGGCTGAAATATCAACAACCCATCACCCTCAAACCGTTAGATGATGACCTCGCAATGCAAGCGCGAGAATCCATGCTAAAGCGCTTGAAAGTTGCCGTACCATCTTCTTGA